One genomic segment of Tubulanus polymorphus chromosome 4, tnTubPoly1.2, whole genome shotgun sequence includes these proteins:
- the LOC141903435 gene encoding mitotic spindle assembly checkpoint protein MAD2A-like: MAATQQQSAITLKGSTEIVTEFFYYGVNSILYQRAIYPPESFKRESKYGLTLLVSTDNTLNDYLQQVLQQVKEWLLNMSIQKLVLVIKDVDTDETHERWQFDIECDKSSLNEKSEPVTKSTKAINEEIKSVIRQIVASVTFLPLLENPCVFDILVYTDKDLEVPTTWGESKAHFINNSEEVRLRSFSTQIHKVDAMVAYKKSD; encoded by the exons atgGCGGCTACTCAACAACAAAGTGCGATCACTTTAAAAGGATCTACGGAAATTGTCACCGAGTTCTTTT ATTATGGTGTAAACAGTATATTGTACCAGCGAGCGATATATCCACCTGAAAGCTTCAAAAGAGAAAGTAAATACGGCTTGACTTTACTAGTTTCAACGGACAACACTTTAAACGACTATTTACAACAAGTATTACAACAAGTGAAAG AGTGGTTGTTGAACATGTCCATACAGAAGCTGGTTCTAGTCATTAAAGATGTCGACACAGATGAAACTCATGAACGATGGCAATTCGATATTGAATGTGATAAAAGTTCTCTCAATGAAAAGAG CGAGCCGGTGACTAAATCCACGAAGGCGATTAACGAAGAAATCAAATCCGTAATTCGACAGATCGTTGCCAGTGTCACGTTTCTACCACTATTAGAAAACCCGT GTGTATTCGATATATTAGTGTACACAGATAAAGATCTGGAGGTTCCGACCACGTGGGGCGAGTCGAAGGCACATTTCATCAATAACAGCGAGGAGGTTCGATTACGCTCGTTTTCCACTCAGATTCACAAAGTCGACGCGATGGTCGCGTACAAGAAAAGTGATtaa